The DNA segment GTCGCTTATTGATCCTGCGCAATGCCTGACTTTTGACCCACCTGTAAAATTTAAATAGACTTCAACATATCATACTGAATCTATAACTCCTGAGAGAGTGACATCGAAATGAGTTTAGAGGATGATCAGGAGGTGAAGCAAAGAGATGACTAACACGTAGACTTTAGGAATGATACTGGATAATGAAATTAGAAGTTTCCTGAACATTCAAAGACAGAGATAACTAGTATATGCACTCTAGGAGCAATACCAGATGAGGATACTGACACACTAGACAGGGCATAGTTGCATTGGTGCTTATGTTAATGAACAAGTTAGCATTTTAATAAACAAGCTTTAAGCCTAAACATGAAACATTGATAGGATATATACTGAAAGTAATAGATTGCACAAACTTAAGCATATTGTCAGCATATACCAGAAACCATAGAGGAATTCAGAAATACACTAAAGTGAACTGTTAAGTGGGCATATTATGTAAGTATGCTAAAAATATAGAGTAAATTATAGTATCAAGCAAATTTAATTATACTTAGGCATAAAGAGATACTTAGAGATGCAACTTATTAGGAACTACAACAAAATATGTTCAAGACTAATAAGTGGTCAAAGATTGAAGTTAAAAATGACAGTATGAGTGGCACAAGAAGTAACAATAGAATTACAGTAAGTGAGCATATAGTTTAGAAATTAGTGAGTAGTAGTAATTGGATAGAGATGAAAAGCAGGTGGAAATGAAATATGTTAGGGAGCGGTAAAGCTACTTAGGAAGAGTTAGGGATAATAAAATAGTTTGTAGGATGATATAGAACCCATTTGAGATTTCAAGGAGGAGATGCGAGACGCTTCAACATAAGGCGAATAAAACATAGGTTTATTTTGGTGACGGCATGGGTCAGAGTTCGTTCAAAGTTCTTGACCAGACTCTTGCACCGCTCCATCCAAGCATTCGACCGCTCAATTACCCACCTGGCTGTCACAGGCACAAAGCCTGATTTCTTTTGTTTTGACGGCTTCGTTGACAATTCAAAGCGGATTTTATAGCTAGGTAGGTTAAGGTTGTCGCCTTAAGATTCTGGGGAACCAATGTGGGGCTACGCCCAGCGACCCATATCATGTCAACCTTTGTATGCTTAGCTATAGTCATAATTTCTGGATAAATCTGCTCCAATTCTTTGATTAAAAAGTTAATATGATACCCCCGGTCTAACAAAATCGTAATTTTGGGAATCGTCACCGGCTTGGCTCTAAAATAATCCATATTTAGGGTCAGCATTTCCACTAATCCCACATCATCCGATACATGGGCAGGCGTACAATGAGTGAAAAAAGGAAACCCAAGGGTATCTACAGCTAGATGTCGCTTGATACCATTAGTGGCTTTGTAGAAACAATATCCTTTAGAATCAATACTCGCATTACAAGTATTTTTTACCGCTTGGGAGTCAATGATGATTAGGGTTGTCCATTGGGATTTTTTTTACCTGTTCTCGTACTTGTTGGTGTAATCGGTGCATCAATTGAGTCAATGCTCCAGCATCTCGCCATTGTTTATAGTGCCAGTAAACCGTTGAATAAGGGGGTAAATCTCTAGGTAGGTCACACCAATTACAACCGTTTTTGAGTTGATACAAGATGCCATTAATGATTTGTCTATTTGTCCATTTGGGGGGACGAGTTTTTTTCTTCTTGGGTAGTAATTCCAATAACAGCGGTTCAACAATCTCCCATTCTGCATCACTAAGGTCGCTGGAATACGCCATACTATCTCCACTGTGTCCATGCAATTTCTCTGTATTCTATAAGATGTCAAATGGGTTCTATATGTATCCACTCACCGGGTTTAGTTTTGGGGATACGATAGTGGTGCGCTCAACTAAAACGGGGCAACCTTGGTTCCGCTTCTGCCACTGCTCCTTAAAGTTGAATAAGTTAAGACGGCGGATTATTCCAGTAGTCAAGGAAGGCATACAAAACACGTTTGGCGGTTTCTTTAAGCCTGAGTGGTAGCTTGATGGTTCCACGCTCGATTTGGTACAGGTATTCATTAAAGTAGGGTCTAAAGTCAAATTTTTTAATATTTAGAAGTATTAGGATGTCCTCGACATGGTTCCCCTCTTTCCGCAACTGTTGGATGCGCTCGCCAATTCTCACGGGTAGCCGGTAGGTTCTGGTTTCTTCCCCCCATCCCCCCTCAACCCAGTTCGGGTTGCCCCTGCCCCTTTTCACCTCGGTTTATCCCCTAAAAATGTGTAACTCTATTTTAGTCATAAAGTGTCGCATTTACTGGCGTTAAGCTCCTTGGCAGGCGTGTCAGTCGGTAATATTGTGACCCTATTTTAAGCAATGAGTATTGCATTAATAAAAGCCTGAAAACAGCTTGTTGATAAGGGTGATAATCCGGCAAACTGTCACTACAAAGTTATGTCAATTCTGCAAATGGAAAATATCTTAGAGGAATAATTTAAAGATATAGTCTCGAAATGTTTGATTTAAAGTAATCAAACTATACCTGAGAGCGTGAGCCTCGGATTGGTGAGGATTTTCGGGAATGGGTGCAACGGACAGGGGCAGTGTTCCCGGCGGTCGGTAGTGCTATCTTTGTAATGCTCAAAAAAGAGTCACAAGGATTTTTAGGGGGATGAGTCGTGTGGTATTTAAGGCAACCAACGAGGAGCCAGCGGGAGGGCAACGGGGGATGGTGGATTGCTCCCATGCCCATGAGATAAAGTTTTTTGGGAATTGCTCCCCTAATTTGCCTAGGGAGTTAGACCGCCCGCCCTCGTCAACGGCAGGGACTTCGTTGGCAACCTAGCGTGTCATTTGTAGTTATTTTATAATAACAAACAATTACTTGGATAGCACTACCCGGCGGTCTGGGTGAGAATTTTTCAGAAGGGGGAACGTAGGGGCGGACAAAAGTAGTTGTCTCTCGGTTTCAGACATACTGGGTTCCGGGGGTTGCCAGTACTGAGGGAATACAGTACCGGTGAGGGGCAACTGCCGGAGAGCTTGTGATTAAATCTGAGGGGATTGCAGGCAATCAGTCCCGAAAGTAACTCTGAAATGCTGGTAAACACAGGTCGAGCGTTAGTACATTAACATACATTGAAAAATGAATTAGCGAAGATGTGATACCATAAAAATCGCCTGTAGTTCTGAGCCATAGCTCCATTGAAGCTGTATCTGCACTTCTATTGAAAGTGAAAGAGCAAACTATTTCTGTGGCTCTAAACTACAGCTATCAAAGTGCTAAACTATATTCAAAAGCTAAAATAACTAAGTCGAAACTAATGTTTGCACGTTTTTTCTGTCAATTATTTTCAGCAGAATTGTGAAAGGAGGTCATCATGTTCACTCGTGCAGAAATTGAAAAATTGCTGTTCCTTGACGTAGAAACAGCTCGTAATCAGGATAAATTTGAGGAACTAGATGCAGATATGCAGGGCTTTTGGGAAGATAAAGCTCGACAATACTATAAAGCAGAGGATGATCCAGATTTTGATACCCCTTATTCTTATAAAGAAAAAGCAGGACTTTTTGCCGAATTTAACCGAGTGGTATGTGTGTCGACTGGATATATCCGCTGGTCTGATGATGGTAAAGCGGTAGGTCGTACTAGGTCATTCTATGGTTCTGATGAAAAGGCTATACTATTGAAACAGCTAGTTTATTGAGTAGTCCCAAGCTTCTTGGATATACCTTATGCGGTCATAATATTAAAGGTTTTGATATTCCGGTATTGGCTCGTCGAATGCTCATCAATCAGGTCTTACCCTTACCAAAAATTCTTCATGTTTATGACAAAAAACCCTGGGAAATACCCTTTAAAGACACAATGGAATTATGGAGATTTGGTGATTTCAAAAACTATACTAAGCTGGTACTTTTAACTAAGTTATTTGATATTCCTAGCCCGAAAATGGATATGGACGGTAGCCATGTGGGAGATTTGTACTGGAGTGGAGATAATTATGAAAAAATTGCTCGCTACTGTGAAGCAGATGTGCGAGCAACGATGAACTTAGTATTGCGTTGGAGTGGTATGGAACTGCTCACTGAAAACAGTGCTTCCTAAATCGCAAAGGGGCTGTGGGGGAAAACCACAGTGAGAGCCTGGCTCGATATGATGGGAGCGGACTTTACGGGGGCGTCTTCAAAGGGGCTGTGGGGGAAAACCACAGTGAGAGCGGGCAACCGTGGAGTACATCATTATCGATCCAATCATCCTTCAAAGGGGCTGTGGGGGAAAACCACAGTGAGAGTACGGAAATTTGGAGCGGTTATGGGGGAAATTGTTTGCCTTCAAAGGGGCTGTGGGGGAAAACCACAGTGAGAGAAACCAACCTGTTTGCTCTCAGATGCTGGCAAATAGCTTCAAAGGGGCTGTGGGGGAAAACCACAGTGAGAGTGCTTCATATCTGGATTGGCTGGAGCCTGGGCAACACCTTCAAAGGGGCTGTGGGGGAAAACCACAGTGAGAGTAGGGGCTTGTGGGAGTAGAGCCTAGCCATCTGGACCTTCAAAGGGGCTGTGGGGGAAAACCACAGTGAGAGTGCTTCATATCTGGATTGGCTGGAGCCTGGGCAACACCTTCAAAGGGGCTGTGGGGGAAAACCACAGTGAGAGCCTGGCTCGATATGATGGGAGCGGACTTTACGGGGGCGTCTTCAAAGGGGCTGTGGGGGAAAACCACAGTGAGAGCTCAAATCTAACCAGTAAGAACAGACATTCAGGATAGGTCCTTCAAAGGGGCTGTGGGGGAAAACCACAGTGAGAGTAGGGGCTTGTGGGAGTAGAGCCTAGCCATCTGGACCTTCAAAGGGGCTGTGGGGGAAAACCACAGTGAGAGTGCTTCATATCTGGATTGGCTGGAGCCTGGGCAACACCTTCAAAGGGGCTGTGGGGGAAAACCACAGTGAGAGTACGGAAATTTGGAGCGGTTATGGGGGAAATTGTTTGCCTTCAAAGGGGCTGTGGGGGAAAACCACAGTGAGAGTGCAAGCTGGGGGGGAGTTGGAAATGGAAGCATGGCACCTTCAAAGGGGCTGTGGGGGAAAACCACAGTGAGAGCCTGGCTCGATATGATGGGAGCGGACTTTACGGGGGCGTCTTCAAAGGGGCTGTGGGGGAAAACCACAGTGAGAGCGGGCAACCGTGGAGTACATCATTATCGATCCAATCATCCTTCAAAGGGGCTGTGGGGGAAAACCACAGTGAGAGAAACCAACCTGTTTGCTCTCAGATGCTGGCAAATAGCTTCAAAGGGGCTGTGGGGGAAAACCACAGTGAGAGCTCAAATCTAACCAGTAAGAACAGACATTCAGGATAGGTCCTTCAAAGGGGCTGTGGGGGAAAACCACAGTGAGAGTACGGAAATTTGGAGCGGTTATGGGGGAAATTGTTTGCCTTCAAAGGGGCTGTGGGGGAAAACCACAGTGAGAGCCCTGGAACTCCCCGAACTCTAAATCCCTAGAAATCCTTCAAAGGGGCTGTGGGGGAAAACCACAGTGAGAGCTGTTTCCGGAAACCAACCTATACGGGGAGGACGACCTTCAAAGGGGCTGTGGGGGAAAACCACAGTGAGAGTGTCGGAAGTGCTCTCCAGCCGTAGCTTAGATGAACGCCTTCAAAGGGGCTGTGGGGGAAAACCACAGTGAGAGTACGGAACCGGTGCGAACGGTAAAGATGCTCTAAGCCTTCAAAGGGGCTGTGGGGGAAAACCACAGTGAGAGCTCTCCGGTTGATTTTCTTCCATCTTCTGGAAGCCTTCCTTCAAAGGGGCTGTGGGGGAAAACCACAGTGAGAGTCCCTATAGAAATTCCCGATTTATTGCCGCCGGATGGACTCCTTCAAAGGGGCTGTGGGGGAAAACCACAGTGAGAGTCGGGTGCCCGGACAAGTTCAATTTGATCATAATTCCTTCAAAGGGGCTGTGGGGGAAAACCACAGTGAGAGGCCCTAAACGAGGTGCACAGCGTGATGAACCTGCCCGAACCTTCAAAGGGGCTGTGGGGGAAAACCACAGTGAGAGGGCATGGGGTTAGGATGCTGATGGGATGGGCATTAGCGGGGGCAAATTGGCAAACCTGACCTATTGTAGCGATTTTTCTCCTTTTCTCTAGCAGGGTTTGAGCAAAAATCCTTGAGCCATAGGGGTTTGAGGGGTTGGCAAACCTGGTTTTCAGGGGCATTCCTCGAAAAAGCGTGGACATGAGGCTTTCAGCCAATTTTTTCGTCTGCACTCAAAACCTCGCTGGTGGTTTGCCATTTTTTCAGGCAGGGCATGAAAACACCTAAACCAAAGTGCGCCGCATAGCCCAGCGCTAACGGGCCGACAATCGCTTCTGGAAAAGTTATCTCGACCCAGTAGGCTTTATTGCCCGCATGGGAGCCATTTCCCTTCTGACGTAGCCGCTGGTAGGCATACCAGGGATATAGCCCATCAAAACCTTCCTGGGTGACAAGGATATGGTTTTTCCAAGTCCAGCCTGGTGGTTCCGAGAATTTCAGCAAGTCATGTTTCCGCAAACAACGAATTTGGGATAATACCTGGTGTTCCGGGCTGTCAATTAGCAGTTGTGAGGCTGGGTCTAATTTGGGATTTCTCTTAAAATGGCGTGGCAAAACCATCGGGGTCAGCGAACGCCAAGTGGTTGCCTTGGCTATCAGAGGCGATACCCCCGGAATGCGGCTTTCCAGGGTTGTGGCGTAGTCCTTGACCCGCCCTAGTTGAATCAAAATGGTTTGGAGTTCCCCCTCACTGGTTTCGTTGCTCCAGACCTTCTTTAAGTCACGCAAAGCCTTGAGGGCTTTTTCATCAAACCCCTTAGCCGCATAAACCAAAACATGGTCAATAAACCCATCCCCATCCACATCTTCCGATAAATACCAGCAATGGGGATGGCCTTGGACAGGCAGTGGATTGCCCGTATCATCTAAATTTTCCGGGTCCCGACCAGAAAATAGAACATGACCTTTGCTCCAGGACATCAAAGCCTCTCTGAAGCGTTCCCCGATGGACAAGGCACGAGTCAATTTCGGCAGTACATTACCAGATAAAGCAAAGCGTGCGAAAGCAGGTTCGCCTGCGAGGGAAAAGCCCTTGCGAGGGCTAGATTCGCTCTGTTGTTCGCCTGCGAGGGAAAAGCCCTTGCGAGGGCTAGATTCGCTCTGTTTGGGGGGGTCATTCAAGATATAAGCAACCCACCGCGCCCCTGGAATGCCACTCCACCCCTGGCGGTGCCAGTCGCCAATATCCAGCTCCAAAGCAGATAGAATGTCCTGCGGTATTTTGTATCTGGCTTTCCCTCGTTTCGGGGGCGGAAGCGTCTGCGACTTGAGTTTTGCTAACTCTTCTTGCATCGGCACCAAAACCTTGACCGTGTGGGTGCCCGTTCCGCCCACTGCTTCTAATAAAGGGAAAGCCTTCTGTCCCCCGAGGGAAGGTTGATCCTGGATAGAGAGTTCCGCCCAGGATTCGGCACGCCCCAGGTAGCTGATACGTTCACACAGTTGGGCAAGGAGCCTGCGGTGTGACTCGGACAACACCAGTCCCGGCCAGGTCATCCAAATCACAGCATCCTCAGAGCCAGCCCCGTTTCCCAACGCCAGAAATGTATCGAACACTAAGGTCTTGCAATTTTCGCCTTCCTTCCATACAGGCATATAGTGGCGGGTATGCCCCTGAGCAGTGGGTGGGAGATAGTAATGGGGTAAAACACTGGATAAACGCTCCAACAACCCCAATAAAACCGAACGGTCAGGGCGTTCCGGGAGGCGGTAGTAGCTAAAGACAAACGTTCGGTACAGGCGCCAGGGCGAGGGGGGCCACTCCAACACCCCCTCATTCACTTGGTGATTCCAATCCGTGGCATGATAGCGCCCGGCTAAAAACCAAATTTTCAAGTTTAGGGTCATCGTTTTATCCCTCCACTGCTTCCGTATCGGGGGCATTACCCGTTGCCCCATTCCCTTTCTTCTTCTTTGGTTTTGGTATGTATGTCACCTTAGTAATTGCAGGGTTTGCAAAAGCTGGCTGGGCAGTTTCTATTAACTTTGGCAACGCTTCAGATAAAACCTCAATACTGGGGAGTTCAAACCCTGCGGGCTTCTTCACGTTTAATGCAACCACTTCCAAGTCACAGGCGGTACGGAGTCGTAGTCCATTTTCCAAAAACTTTTGTATCTTCCATAGGGCTATGGCAATCAACAAATTCTCTACGTCATCCCCCAAGCTATACCCATAAATTTGCGCTAAATCTAAGCTGAAATAAGCCTTGATTTCCCTGGCCGTGTATTCAACCCGATGATAGGGGATATTGCCAGCCCCCTGTTCCGCATCTCCTTTGGCATTAATCCGGTCAAGTTTTACACCCCCTGAGACCACTTTCTCAACCCCGTGCGCTTCAATAAATCCCGAAAGTGCCCGGGGCATTTTATAACGTCCTCCAGCGATTTCACTCTTGGCTAGAAACAGCCCATGTAACAAGCAATTCAGATCATACTTAACTAGTAGCTTAGCAAAGCACTCAAACTTTAGGGGCTTATCGGGCGCAATTTCTAGTTCCTGTTTGAGTATATTTAGAAAGCTATCATCTTTGCTTTCCAAGATATAGTTGGAATTAAGACGATGAGCTTCCAAGAGAGAATTGGTTAAGAAGTCACCACTTTGGTCATACACTTCCACGTAGGGGATGCCTTGCAACTCCTTAACCACCGTTTTGTTGGCTGTATCCCAAATAGTTGCTTCCAGGCGATTGGCCACACTTTGGGGGGACTCGACAAGGAGCATCACGGTACCATCTGGGAGACGATATTCTGCGGCTCCTAAATCAGGGAACCCAGTGGGTTGGAAGCGAGTTCCTTGTACTGGAGCCAGTTTTGCTTCGAGCAACAAACGAGAGGCGGATTTGAGGTCAGTAAACATCTCAGTAAACATCAAGGTATCTCCTTTACAAAAAAGAACAATTGGCAAAAGAACAATTGGCAGGGGAAAGGTCATGATTCGCCTTAAGCAAGGGAAGAATTAATTTTTCCCTTTGCCCAAGAGTAAGGGGGAACGCCAGGGCTGCCCCCATTCGTCGGGTTCGCTCAGGCGGTTCGTGAATCCCTTCATGCAAACCGATGGGCAAACCATCGGCACGGAGGCGATGGAGGACAAGCGTCATTGCGGAAAAGCAATCACCGGCTGTGAGTTGTCCGAGCAAATTGGGAACACGCTTCACCTCTACCTTCTGCTCCCCCCATTTGACCAAGCCACTGTGGACATTGACCAAGACCCCAAAGGCTGGGGGCAAATCCGGCGGCAGGTGGGGTTCGAAAGGTACAGGTTGGTCAGGAATCTTCAGCAGGCATAGCCCCCGCAAAATTGCCTCCAACCGCACTTCATCCACGTTCCCATTGATCCAAGCGGCAACATCGCTCAAAGACGCATAAGCTTTCGGTCTCATCGAAGCCTGTGAGCTTTCCTGAGCTTGAGAAGCCATATCCGCCTGCTCCTCTGAGGATTGGGAGGATTCGGCTTTACTCTGCTGTTGTTGCTCAATTGCTTCCCGTTGGAGCAAGTGCAATAGATTGGTGGTCAGCGACCCTTGTTGCCAGGTGGTGATAGGGTCATTTTCTTCAGCCCATTCCAGACGAATGGTTTTACCGCGTCTTTTTTCGCGGACTTTGACCAAGCGTTGGCGCATCAATGGCCTGCCTGCCAGTGCCAAAGCCAACCGGAATTCAGGTTCATCCGTAGCTAGGGCTACCAGCCACTGCTTTGCTCGTTCGTAAGCCTTCCCCCAAATGGTAGGAAAAGGTTTTATGCCCTTTTCCAGGGTAAATTTGAGCGACCGACTCAAGGCCGCTTCCATCGCCCCAAGTGCTATCAGTACCTCCAGGAGAGACTCCTTCCCACAAGCCAGTTGAAAAATACTCTCCTCCAAATACCGATAGGCATTGCGCACGGAAGCCGGGGACGTTTCGGAATTGGTTCTTCTCAAAGACATCAACCAAGAATCAATATCGGCCAGCAGGTCTACTTGCGGCTGTTGCTGGGGTGCAAATTGACCAAGGGGAATCGCAAAATAGGATAAGCCATTACGCTCCAAGAAGCTGTACCGGACAAAAGCGTGGATACCCCGTTGGCGTGCCAAGTTGGACAACCCCCGGGCGAAATCAACCCCCGTCTGCGCTGTCCGTTTTTTCACCTTGGCTCGGCCTTCCGAGAACAGGGATTGCAGTCCTTTTAGCCCGACAGGCGTTGTCCATACAGGAACCCAAAGTTCCGCCCTAGCCCGATCCGTCGCACTGGCACTGCCATAGCCCACAGCAGAAGCCCGTACCGTAAATGGATAGGCTAGTTCCCCCGGTGCGGTGTGCTCATAACGCCGGGTACTCCCCGCCCGAAATAGAATCAGCCCCTCCATCATCAAGACGAAATCCCAGGCATTGACCCGTGAATCGGCCTGAAAGCCGGGATGAGCATTCACCCCCCCCGCCGCTAGGGGATGAAACTGTCCAATCGAACCCTTAAATGATAAACCTGGAAGAATCTCGCCAAATAAGGAAGCCTGTAACAATACATCGGCTTCAGGTTGGGGAGTTCCTTGGTCTTTCTTAATGAGGTCTAACAAACGTTGCATAAAGGTGCGGCTGAATTCTAAATTGCCATCATTACCACCGGAACCCGTCAAGGGAGGAAATTTAATTTCTTCATCAGCAATGAGGGAGCACGTATCCAACCAAGGGAGTGCCGGGTCGGGCAATTGGTTACGCAGTTTGACCAACAGTCGCTTCTTTCCCTTCTCCGAGGGTTGTTTTTGCAACCCCATCTCG comes from the Synechococcus sp. C9 genome and includes:
- a CDS encoding transposase — translated: MIIDSQAVKNTCNASIDSKGYCFYKATNGIKRHLAVDTLGFPFFTHCTPAHVSDDVGLVEMLTLNMDYFRAKPVTIPKITILLDRGYHINFLIKELEQIYPEIMTIAKHTKVDMIWVAGRSPTLVPQNLKATTLTYLAIKSALNCQRSRQNKRNQALCL
- a CDS encoding transposase; its protein translation is MAYSSDLSDAEWEIVEPLLLELLPKKKKTRPPKWTNRQIINGILYQLKNGCNWCDLPRDLPPYSTVYWHYKQWRDAGALTQLMHRLHQQVREQVKKIPMDNPNHH
- the csb2 gene encoding type I-U CRISPR-associated protein Csb2, producing MTLNLKIWFLAGRYHATDWNHQVNEGVLEWPPSPWRLYRTFVFSYYRLPERPDRSVLLGLLERLSSVLPHYYLPPTAQGHTRHYMPVWKEGENCKTLVFDTFLALGNGAGSEDAVIWMTWPGLVLSESHRRLLAQLCERISYLGRAESWAELSIQDQPSLGGQKAFPLLEAVGGTGTHTVKVLVPMQEELAKLKSQTLPPPKRGKARYKIPQDILSALELDIGDWHRQGWSGIPGARWVAYILNDPPKQSESSPRKGFSLAGEQQSESSPRKGFSLAGEPAFARFALSGNVLPKLTRALSIGERFREALMSWSKGHVLFSGRDPENLDDTGNPLPVQGHPHCWYLSEDVDGDGFIDHVLVYAAKGFDEKALKALRDLKKVWSNETSEGELQTILIQLGRVKDYATTLESRIPGVSPLIAKATTWRSLTPMVLPRHFKRNPKLDPASQLLIDSPEHQVLSQIRCLRKHDLLKFSEPPGWTWKNHILVTQEGFDGLYPWYAYQRLRQKGNGSHAGNKAYWVEITFPEAIVGPLALGYAAHFGLGVFMPCLKKWQTTSEVLSADEKIG
- the cas7u gene encoding type I-U CRISPR-associated RAMP protein Csb1/Cas7u, yielding MTFPLPIVLLPIVLFCKGDTLMFTEMFTDLKSASRLLLEAKLAPVQGTRFQPTGFPDLGAAEYRLPDGTVMLLVESPQSVANRLEATIWDTANKTVVKELQGIPYVEVYDQSGDFLTNSLLEAHRLNSNYILESKDDSFLNILKQELEIAPDKPLKFECFAKLLVKYDLNCLLHGLFLAKSEIAGGRYKMPRALSGFIEAHGVEKVVSGGVKLDRINAKGDAEQGAGNIPYHRVEYTAREIKAYFSLDLAQIYGYSLGDDVENLLIAIALWKIQKFLENGLRLRTACDLEVVALNVKKPAGFELPSIEVLSEALPKLIETAQPAFANPAITKVTYIPKPKKKKGNGATGNAPDTEAVEG
- the csx17 gene encoding type I-U CRISPR-associated protein Csx17; the protein is MSNVLALPGCQTQPLASYLKALGVFRLVAEQKDPQARCYWQENGFYLVSSLDAPALEQFFLREYQPTPILAPWNGQTGFFPKDKGNTLTQVRNSTTVRFQSYREAIEIALTIVHEMGLQKQPSEKGKKRLLVKLRNQLPDPALPWLDTCSLIADEEIKFPPLTGSGGNDGNLEFSRTFMQRLLDLIKKDQGTPQPEADVLLQASLFGEILPGLSFKGSIGQFHPLAAGGVNAHPGFQADSRVNAWDFVLMMEGLILFRAGSTRRYEHTAPGELAYPFTVRASAVGYGSASATDRARAELWVPVWTTPVGLKGLQSLFSEGRAKVKKRTAQTGVDFARGLSNLARQRGIHAFVRYSFLERNGLSYFAIPLGQFAPQQQPQVDLLADIDSWLMSLRRTNSETSPASVRNAYRYLEESIFQLACGKESLLEVLIALGAMEAALSRSLKFTLEKGIKPFPTIWGKAYERAKQWLVALATDEPEFRLALALAGRPLMRQRLVKVREKRRGKTIRLEWAEENDPITTWQQGSLTTNLLHLLQREAIEQQQQSKAESSQSSEEQADMASQAQESSQASMRPKAYASLSDVAAWINGNVDEVRLEAILRGLCLLKIPDQPVPFEPHLPPDLPPAFGVLVNVHSGLVKWGEQKVEVKRVPNLLGQLTAGDCFSAMTLVLHRLRADGLPIGLHEGIHEPPERTRRMGAALAFPLTLGQREKLILPLLKANHDLSPANCSFANCSFL